The genomic segment tcacctgtgaaatgggggtaaACATACCAAATACTTCATAAAGTTGTTGGGGTCTGATATCGGTGACGAGCCAGGGCCATAATAAACCATTTTAGTTCCCCCACTTTGAGCTTCTGTTGAAATTATTGCCTGCGAATCCACGTGTCAACCAGGAACATCTCTCCTGTGTTATCTGGGCCTGTTAATCATTTCACCACCATTATCAGAGTTAATCTGAGGCCATCCATGTattcaaccaacatttactgGAGTTGATTCTCCCGGGCTTCTACTTTGGGTGAAAGGGTGCATGGTGGTGCTGATGACCAGAACAGAGCGGGGAGGTTTAAGAGCTGGGTTTGCCCATGTTGAGTTGTACCGAGGCACCCATAGGACGTTCCAGACAATGGTCATTCCATGAGAGCCCTGGAGATGGAGGCTTGGAAGTCGCCGGTGCACAGTAGTTGAGACTGCAGGAATGGATGGGGCCCACTTAGTACAGGGCCTCACATACAACAGGCACATAAAACGATCCGGGCTTCGGTCACAGTCCCTGCACACAACCTACCCCCTTACACTGTCACGTGAGGAGCATtccatccttttctctttccacagGGAGGCTGAGGAGCTGGAGGAGCTGAAGGGGCAGAACTGGGAGCTGCCCCTGCAGGACGGTGAGGGCCTCTGCACCTGGGGCGTCCCTGCTGAGACCGTCAAGCAGTGGGCAAGGGTTCCGGGGCACTGGACTTCGCTGATGTGCGACATCTGCTCTCCAGAACCCCTGTACCAGACCTATCGAGCAGCGGTGCTGTCAGAGGAGCTGTGGGGGGTCAGTGAGGATGGGGGACCCTCTTCAGCAAATCCTGGGGAAGCTCCCCCCTTCGCCCGGCCCCCTGGACCTCGCAACACGCTGTGGCAGGAGCTTCCGGCTGTGCGAGCCAGCGGCCTCCTGGACACCCTCAGCCCCCAGGAGAGGCGCCTGCAGGAGGTGGATGCACCTGGGGTCGGGCGCGgcgcgggtggggtgggggggggggaggagccTGGGACCCGGCGCCTGGGCTGCCTGGGATCTGGGCTTTCCACTAAGGCCCTGCTGTTCCTCCTCAGAGCCTGTTCGAGGTGGTGACATCCGAGGCCTCGTACCTGCGCTCCCTGCGGCTGCTGACCGACACCTTTGTGCTGAGCCAGGCGCTCCGGGACACGCTCACCCCCCGCGATCACCACACCCTCTTCTCCAACGTGCAGCGCGTCCAGGGAGTCAGTGAGCGGTCAGTGGGGCCAACACCTCTCCGCAAGCGGGCCTCGGGAGGAAGCACTCCTCAGCGCTCTCCTGTCCCCGGGCCTCCCCTCCAGGGCCCACTGAGTGCCCAGCTCTTCCCTCGAGAAGCCGGGACACCTGGCTCTCTGCCCCCCTCCATTACTTGTCGCCCACTCCCCCAGGTTTTTAGGGAAGTTACTGTCCCGTGTGCGCTCTTCCCCCCACATCAGCGACCTGTGCGACGTGGTGCACGCCCACGCCGTGGGGCCTTTCTCCGTGTACGTGGATTACGTGCGGAACCAGCAGTATCAGGAGGAGACGTACAGCCGCCTGATGTGAGCGTCCCGGGGGCGGGGCCCCGTCACCAGTGCTGGCGGGAGATGGGGAGCAGGGTCGGGGTCCAGGCCAGGGCAGGTTGCGGGGCGATCGGGGCCTCGAGGCAGATGCCAGCCTGCGCCTGCTTCTACAGGGACACGAACGTGCGCTTCTCTGCGGAGCTGCGGCGGCTGCAGAGCCTCCCCAAGTGCCAGCGGCTCCCGCTGCCGTCCTTCCTGCTGCTGCCCTTTCAGCGCATCACGCGGCTCCGCATGCTGCTGCAGGTACCCGTCCTGGCTTGGGCCCTTTTCGGCCCCACCAACCCCATTGGAGAGCTCTCCCCAGGGGGGCCTCCTGCCCCACCATCACCATTTCCCACCCCACCACAAACACAAGAATCCCCTAAGTCAGGACTCCTAATCGGGGCCTCTCCAACCAGGACCCACCAAACCCTACCTGGAGCTACCCAAACGTTTCAAGGAGCCGTCTGCGTGCAGGAAAAGAGCCTCTGGCTAGAGACCTGAATTCTAGAtttagctctgccactaactggctgagcgaccttgggcaagtccctttctCCCTCCAGGTCTCAGGGGGAATGTGATGAGTGGTCTTTGAGGTCCTCTCAGTCCTGTCTTTGACCGTATGCCTTCCCAGTGGGGTGATATCACcctcaaggaggcaaaaactcgTTCTTTGGGGGGcgaaaaaatcttaaatattccAATGGTTTGTGGTACTCCAAAGGGCCAGGGTGTATAAATAGATATACAGTATATTTGTGGTATTAAAATTTGATGGGGGCGAGGGGAACGATTAgggaaaaaatgtctaaaaagatTCCTTAGTGGGTTGATACTGAAAAAAGGGGTGAGAAACACTCTTCTGTTGCAGAATAGAAACTTCTCCCTGAACTAGGTCGCCTGATGTGGGGATCTCAGTATGAAGAGTCCCCAACTAGATCCTCAGTGCCCTTGCCTTATTCAGCTTTATATATCCCCAGTGCAGACAACAACaacataataatgatgatgatattaaTCATAGTAGCTAAACAACTGTTGGGTGTCTGTTCTAGACATGGTTCTAAGTGCAATACGCTCGTTTAACCTTACCAACGACTATGTGAGGGTAGGAACTATTATTgaccccactttatagatgaggaaactgaggctcagagaggttaaataacttgccacaGGTCACACAGATAATAATTGATGGAGACAAACTTTAAATCCAGGCACTCTTAACCCCACGCTATATTGTTTGTACTAATAGCTGtggttaataattattaaaataatagcagCCCTCTTTTCAGCATTTACTATGTCCCAAAGGCTATGCTACGTACTTTACGTGTATTTGCTTGCagaatcctcacaacaatgctAATGGTATGGAAGGTGggagttatccccattttacagatggggtaactgagactcagagaggtaacCTGACTTGCTCAGGGTTATGCAGACAGCGAGTGGTGAGGTTGGTCCCCCAGCCCTGTGAACCCCCAAATGCCAAGCCAGGCAGGGTCCTCTGAGCTGCAGCCCCTCTGAATCCCAGAGCCACAGAGCAGGGGCCCAATTACCCTTCTTCCTCATCCCCAGAATATCCTGCGCCAGACAGAGGAGGGGTCCAACCGCCAGGAGAATGCCCAGAAGGCTCTGGGTGCTGTCAGCAAGGTTGGAGGGGGatgctggggctggaggaggtgaggaggcggtagggagggatggaaggggtggaagggagtgggggtgggtgaCTTGGCTCCCCTTACCCAGATCATTGAGCGGTGCAGCGCCGAGGTGGGGCGCATGAAGCAGACAGAGGAGCTGATCCGGCTCACGCAGAGGCTGCGCTTCCACAAAGTCAAGGTCAGATCCTGCCCGGGCTCCCTGCTTCCCTTTCCCCGCGGTGCTGGTGCTGCAGGGAAGTCAGAacctcctccctgcttcctcacAGGCCCTGCCCCTGGTCTCCTGGTCCAGGCGCCTGGAGCTGCAGGGGGAGCTGACTGAGTTAGGATGCAGAAGGGGGGGTGTGCTCTTCGCCTCCCGCCCCCGCTTCACCCCCCTCTGCCTGCTGCTCTTCAGTGACTTGCTGCTCATCACTCAGCCCAAGAGGTGGGTCTCAGGGAGAGAGGCAGCCCAGGCAGGATTCCAGCTGGACCCCTGCTCTCCCTCTGAACTTCCTCTTCCCTGGGCAGTGGGCAGCGGCTACAGGTTCTGGACTATGCCCATCGCTCCCTGGTCCAGGCCCAGCAGGTCCCGGACCCATCTGGACCACCTACGTTCCGCCTCTCCCTTCTCAGCAACCACCAGGGCCGTCCCACCCACCGGCTACTCCAAGCTTCATCCCTGTGAGTTGTGTCTCTTTCAGAAAACACCCTGGGGACCCTCACTTGACCTCTCCGAGTCCACCACCCTCCTCCCTAATCTCTCTCCTCCGAAGCCCGTGCCTAACTAACCCCCAGGAGGATCTCCGGGGCCAACTGTGACCCTTCCCTCTATTCCCACCAGATCAGACATGCAGCGCTGGCTGGGAGCCTTCCCTACCCCAGGCCCCCTTCCCTGCTCCCCGGGCACCATCTATGAGGACTGTGGTGAGTGTTCCctagaggggaggagggaaggaaaagtgagtcttcaggggaaaatggggagaagcTAAAAAGAGTCTGGATCCCACTGTAATGTCACCCACCCCGACCAGACTGTTCCCAGGAACTCTGTTCAGAGACTTCCACACCTGCCAAGACTGAGGGACGGAATCTGGAGTCCAGGGCTCCCCACAAGCACCTATACAAGAGCCCCGAAGGTGAGAGAttcttttacttattcattcaataaatatttattaagcacctagaGGTGCCACTCGCTGTTCTCGGCACCAGTAACCAAACACGCAGATATTCCTGCCCTGCTGGACTatacattctagtggaggagaaacaataaagaagaaacaagataaataaggaacatatatacaatggaatattactcagccataaaaacaaacgaaattgagttgtttgtagtgaggtggatggacctagagtctgtcatacagagtgaagtaagtcagaaagagaaaaacaaataccatatgctaacgcatatatatggaatgtaaaaaaaaaaaaaaggttctgaggaacttaggggcaggacaggaataaagacagagacatagataatggacttgaggacaaggggagggggaaggggaagccgggatgaagtgagagagtagcattgacatatatacactaccaaatgtaaaatagctagctagtgggaagcagttgcatagcacagggagatcagcttggtgctttgtgaccccctagaggggtgggatagggagggtgggagacacaagagggaggggatatggggatatatgaatacatagagctgattcactttgttgtacagcagaaactaacacaacatggtaaagcaattatactccaataaagatgttaaaaaaaaaaagtaagtaaattatACTGTCTGAAGGTGGTAAGTGCTGTGGGAAAACGAAAGTGGAGCAGAGTCAAGGGGGGTCAGGAGTCCCGGGGTTGGGTAGGCTTACATGTCTAAGTAGGGAGGTCGAGGGGGACCTTGTTGAGGAGGCGCCGTGTGAGCAGTGACTTGGTGGAGGTGAGGAATTTAGGCACGTGGTGTCTGGGGGAAGAGTGTCCCAGAGGGAGGCAGGAGTCAGGCCGGTGTGTTTGAGGAGCAGtaaggaagccagtgtggctagAGGGAGTGAGGAAAACGGGGAGAAGCAGATGACATCATAGGGGTAACGGGGACCAGATCACGTGGGTCCTCGTAGGTTCCTGTAAGGAGTCTGGCTCTCACTCTGCGTGAGATGAGCAGTCAACGCAGGGCTTGACAGAGGAGGGAGCCcg from the Delphinus delphis chromosome 19, mDelDel1.2, whole genome shotgun sequence genome contains:
- the ARHGEF15 gene encoding rho guanine nucleotide exchange factor 15, whose protein sequence is MSAQSLPAATPPTQKPPRIIRPRPPSRPRAAQSPGAHHNGSSPQEPPLTANEAPTLMCTPIFWEPPASSLKPPALLPPSASKASLDSQTSPDSPSGTPSPVSRRSISPEPAPRSPVPPPKPSGSPRTALPLLHSTRAPGQDGSASAAGTVRRLAGRFEWGVEGKVQAPDALEPGSPGGPDVNGERETAQGILAGSGSQENGTPDAALACPACCPCVCHVARPGLELRWVPLGGYEDGPRVPCRASPLRTSRSRPSPPSLGQPPVVLTSYRSTAERKLLPPLKPPKPTRVRQDVTSSGDAPQPDLDLPSEDGIQTGDSPDGVPQNDPPATTEGREAEELEELKGQNWELPLQDGEGLCTWGVPAETVKQWARVPGHWTSLMCDICSPEPLYQTYRAAVLSEELWGVSEDGGPSSANPGEAPPFARPPGPRNTLWQELPAVRASGLLDTLSPQERRLQESLFEVVTSEASYLRSLRLLTDTFVLSQALRDTLTPRDHHTLFSNVQRVQGVSERFLGKLLSRVRSSPHISDLCDVVHAHAVGPFSVYVDYVRNQQYQEETYSRLMDTNVRFSAELRRLQSLPKCQRLPLPSFLLLPFQRITRLRMLLQNILRQTEEGSNRQENAQKALGAVSKIIERCSAEVGRMKQTEELIRLTQRLRFHKVKALPLVSWSRRLELQGELTELGCRRGGVLFASRPRFTPLCLLLFSDLLLITQPKSGQRLQVLDYAHRSLVQAQQVPDPSGPPTFRLSLLSNHQGRPTHRLLQASSLSDMQRWLGAFPTPGPLPCSPGTIYEDCDCSQELCSETSTPAKTEGRNLESRAPHKHLYKSPEGWLKGLPGAFPAQLVCEVTGEHERRKHLRQHQRLLEAVGSSSGSPSAPQP